Within Candidatus Dojkabacteria bacterium, the genomic segment AGCCTGTGTTTGTAAATGATCCAGTAAAAGGTGAGACAATCTATTTGCCTCCTGATGCCAAAGATGTAGAGCCTTTGATGAATGAATTAATTGTATTTATAAATGAAAGTAAAAAACGAGTTGACCCTCTAATTATTGCAGGGCTATTTCATAAACAGGCAGTGATAATTCATCCGTTTATGGACGGTAATGGCCGGACTACTCGGTTGGTCACAAAAATGTTGCTAGCAGAGCTAGGTATTAACACTTTTCCACTGTTCAGCTTTGAGAATTACTATAACAAGAATGTTACAAACTATTTTAAGAATGTTGGGGTTTTCGGTAACTACTACGAAATTGCTGAGAATATCAATTTTACAGAATGGTTGGAATATTTCGCGATTGGAATCATTGATGAATTGAATCGTGTGAAGTCGCAATTGCCACAATATGAGGAGAGAATTGAGTCTCATCACAAAAAGATACTAGAGTATATTAAAGAGCATGGCTCTATAACGATGAGAGAGTACGAGGGTATTACGGATAGAGCAAGGGCGACGAGAATAATGGATTTTAAGAGGTTAGTAGATTTAGAGATGATTAGCTCTGTGGGTGTAGGCAAGTCAACGTACTATGTTTTAAAAAGGCATAGCTCGTGAGGTAGGGAATCGTCGTGTTATGGACATAGCGCTGTTTGCGTGCTACAATAATCTCGGAAGTTATGTAGGGAAGGTGAGTTTAGGCTCACCTTTTTTTTACCCCGATGATTTGTGACCTGTTGATTGAGAGTTGAGGGTAACTTCACACTCTTAACCACGCGGTTTACATAAATCTGTTATCATAATTCCGACAGAAATAAATTTTACATTTCATTAAAAATGGCTTTAGTATCAGAATTCTTAGCTGCAATAAATCAGATCGCATCAGAGCGAGGCATCGACCCTGAAGAGGTATTTCAGGCTCTTGAGGCTGCTGTCGCCGCTGCATACCGCAAGGAGTACGGTGGAACAGAAGAGAGCGTCAGAGTTGAATTAGACCGCGACGATGGGAAATTTAAGGTGATCGCCAACAAAGAGGTTGTGGCCAAAGTTGAAGATGAGTTCACACAGATCTCGCTCAAGCAGGCAAAAGCAATCGAGGATTCACTCGAGATTGGTGACTCGGTTGAGATCGAGCAGGAGGTAGAAGACTTCGGCCGAATCGCAGCCCAGACAGCCAAGCAGGTTATCATGCAGAAAGTACGTGACTCTGAGAAAGAGGCAGTGCTTGCAGAATATAGCGGCAAGGTTGGCGAAGTATTCGCTGCCATGATGCAGCGAATGCAGTATGGCGACGCAGTTTTTGAAATCGGCAAAGCGATGGCATTCATGCCACCAGAAGAGCAGATCTCTAGCGAATTTTACAGAATCGGTGAGAGATACAAGGTATTGCTCAAAGATATTGCAGATACACCAAAAGGGAAGACATTGATTGTGTCAAGGAGTGCCCCTAACTTCCTGATTGAGCTTTTCAAGATGGAGGTTCCTGAAATTGAATCTGGCGTTGTTGAAGTTAAAGCATGTGCACGTGAAGCAGGCTCAAGGAGCAAGATGGCTGTCACATCACACCAGGAAGGTGTTGATCCAATCGGTTCATGTGTAGGTCAGCGAGGTGTAAGAATCGCTAACGTTATGGCCGAACTTGGTGATGAGAAGATCGATATCATCGAGTGGCGCGAAGAGCTTTCTGAATTTGTAGAGAAGGCACTTAGCCCAGCACAGGTGATCTCAGTCGAAATCAATGGCGACCTGGCAATTGTAAAGGTTGAAGAGGATCAGCTCTCACTGGCAATCGGTAAAGATGGTCAGAATGTAAGGCTTGCAGCCAAATTGACCGGTATGAAGATCGATATCCAGGGCCCCGACGGGAAACTAGAGCGAAGGCCAAAGGGTGAAGTGAAAACCGATGATTCTGCAGCAGCAGATGATGCAGTCGCTGATGATAGCGCAACTACAGATGGGTCAGCTTTGGACGCAGCACTCGTTAAGAAATTAGAAAAGGCTGGAAAGACAGCAGATGATGTTAAGGGTTGGAGCGTTGAGCAGTTAATGGAGCTTGATGGAATTGGTAAGGCAACAGCAGAGAAGATCAACAAGGCTTTGAACTAAGAAGGCGGATAAACTTAAC encodes:
- a CDS encoding Fic family protein produces the protein MFSPRYTITDALATNMREIGKIIGELNSKVLSSTVLTDMERDARVLSAHSSTQIEGNPLPLTDVKKIIKSRPENLRDTEREILNYNKAILMLDEDIRSAKVSDLSNVYICKIQSVVMNDLISQPYNGKYRTEPVFVNDPVKGETIYLPPDAKDVEPLMNELIVFINESKKRVDPLIIAGLFHKQAVIIHPFMDGNGRTTRLVTKMLLAELGINTFPLFSFENYYNKNVTNYFKNVGVFGNYYEIAENINFTEWLEYFAIGIIDELNRVKSQLPQYEERIESHHKKILEYIKEHGSITMREYEGITDRARATRIMDFKRLVDLEMISSVGVGKSTYYVLKRHSS
- the nusA gene encoding transcription termination factor NusA, coding for MALVSEFLAAINQIASERGIDPEEVFQALEAAVAAAYRKEYGGTEESVRVELDRDDGKFKVIANKEVVAKVEDEFTQISLKQAKAIEDSLEIGDSVEIEQEVEDFGRIAAQTAKQVIMQKVRDSEKEAVLAEYSGKVGEVFAAMMQRMQYGDAVFEIGKAMAFMPPEEQISSEFYRIGERYKVLLKDIADTPKGKTLIVSRSAPNFLIELFKMEVPEIESGVVEVKACAREAGSRSKMAVTSHQEGVDPIGSCVGQRGVRIANVMAELGDEKIDIIEWREELSEFVEKALSPAQVISVEINGDLAIVKVEEDQLSLAIGKDGQNVRLAAKLTGMKIDIQGPDGKLERRPKGEVKTDDSAAADDAVADDSATTDGSALDAALVKKLEKAGKTADDVKGWSVEQLMELDGIGKATAEKINKALN